The following are encoded together in the Clupea harengus unplaced genomic scaffold, Ch_v2.0.2, whole genome shotgun sequence genome:
- the LOC122130972 gene encoding actin-related protein 2, protein MDSQGRKVVVCDNGTGFVKCGYAGSNFPEHIFPALVGRPIIRSTAKVGNIEIKDLMVGDEASELRSMLEVNYPMENGIVRNWDDMRHLWDYTFGPEKLNIESKNCKILLTEPPMNPTKNREKIIEVMFETYQFAGVYIAIQAVLTLYAQGLLTGVVVDSGDGVTHICPVYEGFSLPHLTRRLDIAGRDITRYLIKLLLLRGYAFNHSADFETVRMMKEKLCYVGYNIEQEQKLALETTVLVESYTLPDGRVIKVGGERFEAPEALFQPHLINVEGVGVAELLFNTINAADIDTRSEFYKHIVLSGGSTMYPGLPSRLERELKQLYLERVLKGDVEKLSKFKIRIEDPPRRKHMVFLGGAVLADIMKDKDNFWLTREEYEEKGMRVLEKLGVTVR, encoded by the exons TTTGTGAAGTGTGGCTATGCAGGCTCCAACTTCCCAGAGCACATCTTCCCTGCGCTGGTGGGCAGGCCCATCATCCGCTCCACAGCTAAAGTGGGCAACATTGAGATCAAG GACCTGATGGTGGGAGATGAGGCGAGCGAGCTGCGCTCCATGCTGGAGGTCAACTACCCCATGGAGAATGGCATCGTACGCAACTGGGATGACATGCGTCACCTCTGGGACTACACGTTTGGCCCAGAGAAGCTCAACATCGAATCCAAAAACTGCAAGATCCTTCTCACAGAGCCGCCCATGAACCCCACCAAGAACAGGGAGAAGATCATTGAG GTGATGTTTGAGACGTATCAGTTCGCTGGGGTTTACATCGCCATCCAGGCTGTGCTCACTCTCTATGCTCAAG gtcttcTCACTGGAGTGGTCGTGGATTCGGGTGATGGcgtcacacacatctgtcccGTCTATGAAGGTTTCTCCCTGCCCCATCTCACCCGCCGACTAGACATTGCAGGGCGAGACATCACTCGCTACCtcatcaag ctgctCCTGCTGAGAGGCTATGCCTTCAACCACTCTGCCGACTTTGAGACGGTGCGCATGATGAAGGAGAAACTGTGCTACGTGGGCTACAACATCGAGCAGGAGCAGAAGCTGGCCCTGGAAACCACTGTCCTCGTGGAGTCCTACAcg ctGCCTGACGGCAGGGTGATTAAGGTGGGTGGGGAGCGCTTTGAGGCCCCTGAGGCTCTCTTCCAGCCCCACCTGATCAACGTGGAGGGGGTCGGAGTGGCCGAGCTGCTCTTCAACACCATCAACGCGGCTGACATCGACACCAG ATCGGAGTTCTACAAACACATTGTTCTGTCGGGAGGTTCCACCATGTACCCCGGGCTGCCCTCTCGTCTGGAACGTGAGCTGAAGCAGCTGTACCTGGAGCGCGTGCTGAAGGGAGACGTGGAGAAGCTCTCA aAATTCAAGATCCGAATTGAGGACCCCCCTCGGCGCAAGCACATGGTGTTCCTGGGTGGGGCGGTGCTGGCTGACATCATGAAAGACAAGGACAACTTCTGGCTGACGCGAGAGGAGTATGAGGAGAAGGGCATGCGTGTCCTGGAGAAGCTGGGCGTCACCGTCAGATAA